A region from the Rosa rugosa chromosome 6, drRosRugo1.1, whole genome shotgun sequence genome encodes:
- the LOC133715513 gene encoding F-box protein CPR1-like: MSDFFPEEIIEKILLRLPIKSLIKFTAVCKSWLSLIKTSTFVQSHLCTTIDSNNQNDAHLLLLSAYSYPPKECFSYEHHWLRWDSPEFGEYSNLSNPFPFFTYKNKRRDLRVFGTCNGLVCLESFDPDTGDFSPALIWNPSIRKIVMLPTPPACLTYNYRKYTSHGFGYDSHSNDYKVLRVVSRSDDHSDLSRFTTVVQVYSLAKGSWKRLGASVVPVDLQAGGSERPDFVNGCLHMLEVRLIVYYDDDHQEHRKCGGDSFIAYFNLATEVFGEIMIPEALRKDECSISRYGESLALIKEKRYNLDDPANCGCDIWVMKEYGVAESWTFLYSIVMVQATIFGFKRCGEVVLEETNVLRLRRMLSLDPKSGQVKVFGTEYCTYYFMDSFVESIVLLDHGKAISYQGEINSADPKKFIRGSLQ; the protein is encoded by the coding sequence ATGTCTGATTTCTTTCCTGAAGAAATCATAGAGAAAATCCTCTTGAGGCTGCCCATCAAATCCCTAATCAAATTCACAGCAGTTTGCAAATCATGGTTGTCACTGATCAAAACCTCTACCTTCGTTCAATCCCATCTCTGCACCACCATCGATTCCAACAACCAAAACGACgctcacctcctcctcctcagcgCTTACTCGTACCCCCCCAAAGAATGCTTCTCTTATGAGCATCACTGGTTGCGTTGGGATAGCCCTGAATTCGGCGAGTACTCCAACCTTTCAAATCCATTCCCTTTCTTCACGTACAAAAACAAACGTCGGGATCTGCGTGTTTTCGGTACCTGTAACGGGCTCGTATGCCTTGAGAGTTTTGACCCCGACACCGGGGATTTTTCTCCCGCTTTAATCTGGAATCCTTCTATCCGAAAGATTGTGATGCTGCCTACACCACCTGCTTGTCTTACCTACAATTACCGAAAGTACACATCCCATGGCTTTGGCTATGATTCACATTCTAACGACTATAAGGTTTTAAGAGTTGTGAGTCGTTCTGATGATCATTCAGACTTGTCCCGATTCACCACCGTGGTTCAGGTTTACTCCTTGGCCAAGGGCTCCTGGAAGAGACTTGGTGCTTCTGTTGTTCCGGTGGATTTGCAGGCCGGTGGTTCGGAGCGTCCTGATTTTGTTAATGGCTGTTTGCATATGCTTGAAGTACGTTTAATTGTGTATTACGATGATGATCACCAGGAACACCGTAAGTGTGGTGGAGACTCGTTTATTGCCTACTTTAATCTGGCCACTGAGGTATTTGGCGAGATAATGATACCGGAAGCTTTGCGAAAAGATGAGTGCTCTATTTCAAGATATGGGGAGTCCCTTGCCTTGATTAAGGAAAAACGTTATAATCTGGATGATCCAGCTAATTGTGGTTGTGACATTTGGGTTATGAAAGAGTATGGTGTAGCAGAGTCATGGACTTTTTTGTACAGTATAGTTATGGTTCAAGCTACTATATTTGGTTTTAAAAGGTGTGGGGAAGTTGTGCTAGAGGAGACGAATGTCTTAAGACTAAGAAGAATGCTTTCGCTGGATCCTAAAAGCGGACAAGTTAAAGTTTTTGGAACCGAGTATTG